Genomic window (Anopheles bellator unplaced genomic scaffold, idAnoBellAS_SP24_06.2 scaffold00438_ctg1, whole genome shotgun sequence):
TTTCACATACTGCAAGGATCATGAGTAACTACAAATTCTCAGTGGTTGGCTGGTCTAGACAAAGATCTTAACAGCCCAAAACTGTGGTATTATCATCGAACGAGATACTGCGTGACTACTTCTGGCTTGTGGATTGCCACACTATCCTGTGGTGCCGAGAAATCTTCAATCATGAATACTTTTGCTGTCATCATGTTTTGGTcagctttcgagtcaccatGACCAGGAAAAGTTACTAACTTTTGGACTTTTGGTCGCGTAAATAACGCATCCCTGGAACAAAATGCCGTTGTACTTTGTTCCTCATGATGATGTAGACCCCAAAGAATAGAAATGTTGAACTCCTTTTATATGAAAGTTGAATCATACCAAAACTTCACCCAACCTTCCCTCATAGTCTCCAAACTTCTTTTAGCTTTCGGCTTCAGGCACCAAACATCTTTTCAACACTCACTGCAGTTCATCAACGTGATAGTCTTGAACGGTTTTATTAACAATCTATTGTTTATACGCTACTCAAactgtataaaatataaacaatTTTGAGAATGTTTTCTAGAAAGCGTTTGTTTGACAACCTCGAGCTACgttataaataaacaaattaaatcgatgcgttaaaaatatttgaaaaggTCAGGCCCACAGATGATTCTACTGATCGCTGGCGTTTTAACAATTAGCTGCCTTTCGCTGCCATTGCGAATAAAACATTTCCGTGTCACTTCGTCCGCTAGACCACCCGTTTCGTTGGCCCTCCTGTCGCCATCCCGGTACGGACCGAGCATTCTACCGACGCCCGCGCTTCCGACGAGCCAGTTCCTGCATCACCACAGTCAGGTGTCCTCGCTGGTCAACAGTCTGCCgcaccaccatccgcaccatccgcaccatGCCGCGATGCACGGGCTGGCCAACGGACTGTCGATGAACCTGAACGGGGTCGGAATGGTCGGTGCCCATAACGGCACGGTCGGCGCGCCACTTGGCGGAGACCGTGGTGACGGAAGCGGGTCCGGTGGAAACGGCGGGACGCTGCTTGGGCCACtgggcggtggccacaacgGTGCGACGGgcgacagcaacaacaacaacaaacacagcggcagcagcaacaacaacaaccacaactcGAGCGGTTCGACGGAAAATCTCAACACGGCACCGTCCTCGAACCACTCGATGGCCGGCGATCAGTCCCCGAGCGGTGGAGGATCCCCCGCGCACCTGGACACCCCGGTGAACGGGGTGGGGTCGGGTGTAGCCGGCCGATGTCCATCGACTGGCGGGGTTGGCGTCGGAGGCGGCGAAAGTGACAAACACCCGCAGCACAGTTCGTCCTCGTGCGGCTCGGCCAGCCCGATCCTGGACCAGGACGCCATGAACGATAACGACGGTAAGTCGCCGGACACGCCGGCCCATTGCAAAGAGCGGTTCAATTTGGTTGATGGAACTTTTATCACTTTTATTAGCAATCGGCCCGTTGCGCAACCGCCAATTTGGGCAGGACGATCCCGGGTCCGTCCGTAGGGAAGGAGTCATAAAATGAcataatcataatttaatCGACATCCGAccgtcgcccggcccggggaaggTGCCGAGATTTtcggggaaaattaatttgactaATGAAGTTGACTGGCCCCTCACTCAGACACGGCCGACCACCGGCAGGACAGTGCGCCAAAGGGCATAAAATAACTATTTGTCACTTCTCGGTATTTTAATACCGCATAAATAATTGTTTCCACCTCCCTGGTCCGGGCGTGGGTCCGGAATTCGCTCGTGACCCTTTTCGGGGACCAAAGGCACTACGGGGAGAGGATATGGTTTCATAAGCTTGCCATGCTGGGTCACGCAAAAGGGTAATAGATCCTGtgccgggcggacgggcgTTTCGTTCCCAGTTTTTGGGGAGGGATGAAGTCCTGCCGGAGTCCTTACGCCCTCGAAGGACTCGGCGATTGGAAAGGGAACTGTCTGTTAGTTTTGTCTAtcgaggagagagagagagcgagagagagtcagTAAATCATTCTGATGTTATGCTAAATGATTGGCCACATGGGAAGGTTGTTGCCGTGGAAGGCCCTTGGAACGGTGGATGTTGTTGTTCGTGATTTTCTCGAGTGCATTTGACGATTATGGCGAAATTTTATTGGGCTGCTGAAACGCTGCCAGTTGCGCTTTGTcggtcataaattttatttgcttcggCTGTGTCCACTAGTAATCAGCATTTAATGTTTATCACGCCTCGGCGCAATGAAGGGTATGTCAAATCAATTTCGAAAGGGCCCTCAAGTCCAGGCCTCAAGTAAGTGTTGGTCAGCTAATGCATGCTATTTGC
Coding sequences:
- the LOC131214289 gene encoding uncharacterized transmembrane protein DDB_G0281039-like; amino-acid sequence: MRANPDVRRVAVQNERQPRNTATIRPETLRDMEQGRALREAAVAVGVFGPPVSLALLSPSRYGPSILPTPALPTSQFLHHHSQVSSLVNSLPHHHPHHPHHAAMHGLANGLSMNLNGVGMVGAHNGTVGAPLGGDRGDGSGSGGNGGTLLGPLGGGHNGATGDSNNNNKHSGSSNNNNHNSSGSTENLNTAPSSNHSMAGDQSPSGGGSPAHLDTPVNGVGSGVAGRCPSTGGVGVGGGESDKHPQHSSSSCGSASPILDQDAMNDNDDDSIDVTNDEDTDPVQNNNNIPSLMNHPFYGQAP